One window of Brassica napus cultivar Da-Ae unplaced genomic scaffold, Da-Ae ScsIHWf_793;HRSCAF=1137, whole genome shotgun sequence genomic DNA carries:
- the LOC125605638 gene encoding uncharacterized protein LOC125605638, whose product MVKQLHEQARLNIEAKTKQYVKHANKGRREMVFEVGDQVWIHLRKERFPNERKSKLMPRIDGPFEVIRKISDNAYKLDLRGKYDVSNSFNVTDLIPFIADEPDLRTNPFQVGGDDMIMDQLVDKDGEGETEDTLAEEEDVLAIPTGPITRAMTRRLKEADLSRSIQRRILGVHHKVS is encoded by the exons atggtgaagcaactccacgagcaggctaggctcaacattgaggCGAAAACCAAACAGTATGTTAAGCATgccaacaaaggaaggcgtgagatggtctttgaagtgggtgatcaggtctggattcacctaaggaaagagaggtttccaaatgaaaggaagtccaagctaatgccgcggattgatggaccttttgaggTCATAAGGAAGATCAGCGACAATGCCTACAAGCTGGATTTGCGaggtaagtatgatgtgagtaatagcttcaatgttactgacttgattccttttattgcagatgagccagatttgaggacaaatccttttcaagtgggaggggatgatatgatcatggaccagctagttgataaagatggagaaggagagactgaagatacactagctgaagaagaagatgtcctagccattcccacaggtcccataactcgtgcaatgacaagaAGACTCAAGGAAGct gatctatcccgaTCCATCCAGAGAcgcatcctaggagttcatcACAAAGTCTCTTAA
- the LOC125605639 gene encoding uncharacterized protein LOC125605639, with product MGTEEDDATYVRRNKLLQEAITKQVMEDLVKLLDERYDQRAPGRQDQTTDHQQAPRRNGRERQEHAGSQETDNFYERDRARHSSASSHSSSSRHSSRRSRRDHEGRRYQRDELAGVKIKIPPFHGKADPDAYLEWEKKIDLVFNCRRYSEAKKIQIAVTEFYDYALSWWDQLVTNRRRNGEFPVETWAEMKALMRKRFVPSHYHRDLHQKLRKLTQGSRTVEEYYQEMELLMLRACISEDREATMARFLGGLNREIQDSVEMQHYLEMEEMLHKAILVEQQVKRKGHSRGNYGTRYQGAKEDKPSHQKESKSYQKDEEKPTSSLSKDKGKAEASTTRSRDVKCFKCQGRGHYANECTNKRVMILHDNGEYESTDEETEAEEDHSSEEEYVANPVAGRLLVARRTLSLQSKTEEMEQRENLFYTRCLVQGKVCSLIVDGGSCVNVASETMVKKLGLRVQKHPKPYRLQWLNEEGEMRVSTQVVVPLSIGKYEDEILCDVLPMEAGHILLGRPWQSDRRVIHDGYANKHTFEFKGRKTVLVPMTPKEVQVDQLQLQKKKEIDLPAESTKQLNFYAKSGDVKRSLCSNLPILLFIYKESLLTTTDIAPEYPSELVSLLQEYQDVFPEDSPKGLPPVRGIEHQIDFVPGSTLPNRPAYRTNPVETKELQRQVEELMEKGHIRESMSPCAVPVLLVPKKDGSWRIWG from the exons ATGGGaactgaagaagatgatgcaacGTATGTGAGAAGAAACAAACTCCTACAAGAAGCTATCACCAAACAAGTAATGGAAGACTTGGTAAAGTTGCTGGATGAGAGATACGATCAGAGAGCCCCTGGTAGACAAGACCAAACGACTGATCATCAGCAAGCACCTAGGAGGAATGGACGTGAACGACAAGAGCATGCTGGTTCACAAGAAACTGATAACTTTTATGAAAGAGATAGGGCACGGCACAGCTCGGCTTCTAGCCATAGCTCTTCCTCTAGACACAGCAGTAGAAGATCTAGACGTGACCATGAAGGGCGTAGGTATCAAAGAGATGAGCTTGCTGGAGTTAAGATCAAgatacctcctttccatggcaaaGCCGATCCTGATGCTTATCTAGaatgggagaagaagattgatCTAGTCTTCAATTGTCGGCGTTATTCAGAAGCTAAGAAGATTCAAATTGCTGTTACTGAGTTCTATGATTATGCtttgagttggtgggatcaactAGTCACCAATAGAAGGCGCAATGGGGAATTTCCTGTTGAGACTTGGGCAGAAATGAAGGCTCTCATGCGCAAGAGATTTGTGCCTAGCCATTACCACCGGGATCTCCATCAGAAGCTAAGAAAACTCACGCAAGGCTCACGGACAGTCGAAGAATACTATCAGGAGATGGAGTTGTTGATGTTAAGAGCTTGCATATCTgaggatagagaagctactatggcacggtttcttggaggactcaaccgtgagatacaagacagtgtggagatgcaacactacttggagatggaggagatgctacacaaagccaTTCTAGTGGAACAACAAGTAAAGAGAAAAGGTCACTCCCGAGGCAACTATGGAACTAGATATCAAGGTGCTAAAGAAGATAAGCCAAGTCACCAGAAAGAGAGCAAGTCATATCAAAAGGATGAGGAAAAACCTACTAGTTCCCTCAGCAAGGATAAAGGGAAAGCTGAAGCCTCTACTACAAGATCAAGAGATGTTaagtgttttaagtgccaaggAAGAGGACACTACGCTAATGAATGCACCAACAAACGTGTGATGATCCTTCATGacaatggagaatatgaatctACTGATGAGGAGACAGAGGCCGAAGAAGATCACAGTTCAGAAGAGGAGTATGTTGCCAACCCGGTCgctggaaggttgctagttgctagaagaaccttgagtcttcaaagcaagaccgaagagatggagcaaagagagaatctcttctatactagatgtctagtacaaggaaaggtctgtagtcttattgtggatggaggcagttgtgtcaacgttgcgagtgagactatggttaaaaagttgggtttgagggtccagaagcatcctaaaccatataggctccaatggctcaatgaagagggcgagatgagagtCTCTACTCAGGTTGTGGTTCCCTTATCCATtggtaaatatgaagatgagattctttgtgatgtactgcctatggaagctggacacattctccttggaaggccgtggcaatcagatagacgtgtgatacatgatgggtatgccaacaagcacacctttgagtttaaagggagaaagacagttcttgtgcctatgactcctaaggaagttcaggttgatcagctccaactacaaaagaagaaagagattgatctacccgctgaatcaacaaagcaactaaacttctatgccaagtctggtgatgttaaaagatctctctgctctaaccttcctattcttttgtttatctataaggaatCACTCTTGACTACTACTGATATTGCACCGGAGTATCCGAGTGAACTTGTGTCTCTTTTGCAGGAATATCAAGAtgtttttccagaagatagTCCCAAAGGACTACCACCAGTGCGAGGGATTGAACACCAAATTGACTTTGTGCCTGGTTCTACACTTCCCAACAGGCCAGCATACAGAACCAATCCGGTTGAGACCAAAGAACTACAAAGACAAGTagaggaactgatggagaaagggcaTATCCGAGAGAGCATGAGCCCTTGTGCTGTTCCAGTACTGCTTGTGCCCaagaaagatggaagctggcgcat ATGGGGTTAA